In a single window of the Acyrthosiphon pisum isolate AL4f chromosome X, pea_aphid_22Mar2018_4r6ur, whole genome shotgun sequence genome:
- the LOC100164619 gene encoding uncharacterized protein LOC100164619 isoform X2, whose amino-acid sequence MQVATLFRESANLLGAAMEPGSSTDSNSPSLKQQQQQQQQQQQQQQQQQSNNYGNCDVNNGPQPASSVKQESACADDGYETSGGGTDAEQAAAKHSAAVAVAAATAAAAAAAAQHHNNIMNQLPPMHHHQQQHMNTHMHPHHHGHAHHHHQMNNMQQHQIKYEMPDDPYSFVDEEMQHHGQQNLQYTEEMILQHMPKKRGRKKKFKPEDQMSLQCLNPDQAFGLMQHMLPKDKLLTNPAKVYKERKKHDRFNGMPEEEVSKRTLPDHLTNNLDIVIIGINPGLFAAYKGHHYAGPGNHFWKCLYLSGLTPEPMTADDDYKLLQNGIGFTNMVERATKGSADLTRKEIKEGSQILLEKLQRFKPKIAVFNGKLIFEVFSGKKDFTFGRQPELVDGTNTYMWVMPSSSARCAQLPRAADKVPFYAALKKFRDYLNGLVAEIDDSEVVFSFTKLKNYYEPDIKEEPKDEVPSVYFNNYNSVVENQETIENIADVKDEPPVIQKKKRGRPKKIKTKDGIPEEVKVKRPKPQVVEEREGMPKKKRGRPKKIKPDPNQLPPTNNVVPPVLSCEHSNPSTQLSNCFSPPIQSPMNLSQLYGGNNVINNIYNNQSSSHSPISNSGGGGGGGGGGGGGGGSSGGNNNANFHHHRSPIQSQQHRYSQSPQAPSFTHSDLSSEISAAISSEHNLGSRSPASPSLGPPDFEPPASLLAEDNSPHSSQHSGGVTKEDLIGVDQHSRPSQMECQFNNTVGGSQQPQKTNTKMDMHHYPQSHGYDEYSGNVESVAGSPAYPPAESPVYPPPPTGYPQQQQQQQQQQQQQQQQQQQHPHQQKITNNQDVTAKSLSGLESLVEQIPNMNDSDVQHSGHHHHHHQYMDESNSGYMPSDYSCSPSLNYSYSSSPCAPQGNMNNFSVSSLTNGANHHHQQATMSQPSTFSVSNLTSSSYPPPPPPTINYNHHHSGGVMMDMDRLQQQYQQPYNNQYASSMQFNGGLGPPGNGYSHNTHNIHMPTPNFPYPPQNSMSYGNNNSGNGVSPYIQSSGGYLSVNRMDIGYGGGNY is encoded by the exons ATGCAGGTGGCCACTTTGTTCCGCGAGTCGGCTAATCTACTCGGTGCCGCTATGGAACCCGGTTCGTCGACGGACAGCAATTCGCCCTCTCTGAagcaacaacagcagcagcagcaacaacaacaacaacaacaacaacaaca aca gTCTAACAATTATGGTAATTGTGACGTTAACAATGGACCTCAGCCAGCATCTTCTGTAAAACAAGAATCTGCTTGTGCGGATGATGGATATGAAACTAGTGGCGGTGGTACCGATGCTGAACAAGCTGCAGCAAAACATTCGGCCGCAGTAGCCGTTGCAGCAGCTACTGCTGCAGCTGCAGCCGCAGCAGCTcagcatcataataatattatgaaccagTTACCTCCGATGCATCATCATCAACAACAACATATGAATACACACATGCATCCACATCACCATGGTCATgctcatcatcatcatcaaatGAACAACATGCAACAACACCAGATTAAGTATGAAATGCCTGATGATCCATATAGTTTTGTTGATGAAGAAATGCAGCATCATGGTCAACAAAACTTGCAATACACTGAAGAAATGATTTTACAACACATGCCAAAGAAGCGAGGCaggaagaaaaaatttaaacctGAGGATCAGATGAG tttgCAATGCTTAAATCCTGATCAAGCATTTGGGTTAATGCAACATATGTTGCcaaaagataaattattgacAAATCCTGCCAAGGTTTACAAGGAAAGAAAAAAACATGACCGTTTTAATGGCATGCCTGAAGAAGAGGTATCAAAGCGCACTTTACCTGACCATCTAACCAATAATTTGGATATTGTAATT ATTGGTATCAATCCTGGTTTATTTGCTGCTTATAAAGGTCATCATTATGCAGGTCCTGGAAATCATTTCT GGAAATGTTTATACCTATCTGGTCTTACACCAGAACCCATGACTGCTGATGATGATTATAAACTACTTCAAAATGGTATAGGGTTTACCAATATGGTGGAAAGAGCTACAAAAGGTAGTGCTGATCTCACAAGAAAAGAAATTAAAGAAG GAAGTCAAATTCTTCTCGAAAAGCTCCAGCGATTTAAACCAAAAATTGCAGTATTCAATGGAAAACTTATTTTTGAAGTGTTTTCTGGGAAAAAAGATTTTACATTTGGTCGTCAACCAGAACTCGTAGATGGAACAAATACG tACATGTGGGTAATGCCGTCATCTAGTGCTCGATGTGCACAATTGCCACGAGCAGCTGATAAAGTACCATTTTATGCTGCATTAAAGAAGTTTCGAGATTATTTAAATGGCCTGGTGGCCGAAATTGATGACAGTGAAGTGGTATTCtcatttactaaattaaaaaattattatgagccAGATATCAAAGAAGAACCTAAAGATGAAGTGCCATCTGTGTatttcaacaattataattcGGTAGTTGAAAACCAagaaacaatagaaaatattgccGATGTTAAAGATGAACCACCTGTGATTCAAAAGAAAAAACGAGGGCGaccaaagaaaataaaaactaaagatGGAATACCTGAAGAAGTAAAAGTTAAGCGCCCTAAACCACAGGTAGTGGAAGAACGAGAAGGAATGCCAAAAAAGAAAAGAGGGAGGCCGAAAAAAATTAAGCCCGACCCAAATCAGTTACCACCAACAAATAATGTTGTGCCACCAGTTTTATCTTGTGAACACAGTAACCCATCAACtcaattatcaaattgtttCTCTCCGCCAATTCAGTCTCCGATGAACTTGTCACAGTTATATGGAggaaataatgttataaataatatatataacaaccaAAGCTCTTCACATTCACCTATATCTAacagtggtggtggtggtggtggtggtggcggcggtggcggtggtggagGTAGCAGTGGTGGAAACAACAATGCAAATTTTCACCATCATCGTTCGCCAATTCAATCGCAACAACATAGGTATTCTCAGTCACCACAAGCTCCATCCTTTACACATTCTGATTTGTCGTCAGAAATCAGTGCAGCTATCTCTTCAGAACATAATTTAGGATCACGATCTCCAGCATCACCCAGTTTGGGTCCACCTGATTTTGAGCCACCAGCTAGCCTGCTGGCCGAAGATAATAGTCCTCACAGCAGTCAACATAGTGGCGGTGTAACCAAAGAAGATCTAATTGGAGTTGACCAACACTCTAGGCCATCACAAATGGAATGTCAGTTTAATAATACAGTCGGTGGATCTCAGCAAccacaaaaaacaaatacaaagatGGATATGCACCATTATCCTCAATCGCACGGATATGATGAATATTCAGGCAATGTAGAATCTGTAGCAGGATCTCCGGCCTATCCTCCTGCAGAATCTCCAGTATATCCCCCGCCACCAACTGGATatccacaacaacaacaacaacaacagcagcagcagcaacaacaacaacaacaacaacaacaacatccACACCAACAAAAGATAACAAATAATCAAGATGTTACAGCAAAAAGTTTATCAGGCTTGGAATCTTTAGTTGAACAAATTCCTAACATGAACGATAGTGATGTACAGCATAGTGGACAtcaccatcatcatcatcagtATATGGATGAATCAAATTCAGGTTACATGCCAAGTGATTACTCATGTTCTCCCtctttaaattattcttattcgTCATCGCCTTGTGCACCCCAAGGAAATATGAACAACTTTTCAGTAAGCTCATTAACAAATGGGGCaaatcatcatcatcaacaaGCAACAATGTCTCAACCGTCAACGTTCTCTGTTAGCAACCTTACATCTTCATCAtacccaccaccaccaccacctacaataaattataatcatcatcatTCTGGTGGTGTTATGATGGACATGGATAGACTACAACAACAGTACCAACAGCCATATAACAATCAGTATGCCAGCTCAATGCAATTTAATGGGGGATTAGGACCACCTGGAAATGGATATTCACATAACACACATAACATACACATGCCAACTCCAAATTTCCCTTATCCACCTCAAAACTCCATGTCGTATGGTAACAACAATAGTGGTAATGGAGTTTCACCTTATATCCAATCAAGTGGTGGGTATTTGTCTGTAAACCGTATGGATATTGGATATGGTGGTGGTAACTATTAA
- the LOC100164619 gene encoding uncharacterized protein LOC100164619 isoform X1 — protein MQVATLFRESANLLGAAMEPGSSTDSNSPSLKQQQQQQQQQQQQQQQQQQSNNYGNCDVNNGPQPASSVKQESACADDGYETSGGGTDAEQAAAKHSAAVAVAAATAAAAAAAAQHHNNIMNQLPPMHHHQQQHMNTHMHPHHHGHAHHHHQMNNMQQHQIKYEMPDDPYSFVDEEMQHHGQQNLQYTEEMILQHMPKKRGRKKKFKPEDQMSLQCLNPDQAFGLMQHMLPKDKLLTNPAKVYKERKKHDRFNGMPEEEVSKRTLPDHLTNNLDIVIIGINPGLFAAYKGHHYAGPGNHFWKCLYLSGLTPEPMTADDDYKLLQNGIGFTNMVERATKGSADLTRKEIKEGSQILLEKLQRFKPKIAVFNGKLIFEVFSGKKDFTFGRQPELVDGTNTYMWVMPSSSARCAQLPRAADKVPFYAALKKFRDYLNGLVAEIDDSEVVFSFTKLKNYYEPDIKEEPKDEVPSVYFNNYNSVVENQETIENIADVKDEPPVIQKKKRGRPKKIKTKDGIPEEVKVKRPKPQVVEEREGMPKKKRGRPKKIKPDPNQLPPTNNVVPPVLSCEHSNPSTQLSNCFSPPIQSPMNLSQLYGGNNVINNIYNNQSSSHSPISNSGGGGGGGGGGGGGGGSSGGNNNANFHHHRSPIQSQQHRYSQSPQAPSFTHSDLSSEISAAISSEHNLGSRSPASPSLGPPDFEPPASLLAEDNSPHSSQHSGGVTKEDLIGVDQHSRPSQMECQFNNTVGGSQQPQKTNTKMDMHHYPQSHGYDEYSGNVESVAGSPAYPPAESPVYPPPPTGYPQQQQQQQQQQQQQQQQQQQHPHQQKITNNQDVTAKSLSGLESLVEQIPNMNDSDVQHSGHHHHHHQYMDESNSGYMPSDYSCSPSLNYSYSSSPCAPQGNMNNFSVSSLTNGANHHHQQATMSQPSTFSVSNLTSSSYPPPPPPTINYNHHHSGGVMMDMDRLQQQYQQPYNNQYASSMQFNGGLGPPGNGYSHNTHNIHMPTPNFPYPPQNSMSYGNNNSGNGVSPYIQSSGGYLSVNRMDIGYGGGNY, from the exons ATGCAGGTGGCCACTTTGTTCCGCGAGTCGGCTAATCTACTCGGTGCCGCTATGGAACCCGGTTCGTCGACGGACAGCAATTCGCCCTCTCTGAagcaacaacagcagcagcagcaacaacaacaacaacaacaacaacaaca ACAACA gTCTAACAATTATGGTAATTGTGACGTTAACAATGGACCTCAGCCAGCATCTTCTGTAAAACAAGAATCTGCTTGTGCGGATGATGGATATGAAACTAGTGGCGGTGGTACCGATGCTGAACAAGCTGCAGCAAAACATTCGGCCGCAGTAGCCGTTGCAGCAGCTACTGCTGCAGCTGCAGCCGCAGCAGCTcagcatcataataatattatgaaccagTTACCTCCGATGCATCATCATCAACAACAACATATGAATACACACATGCATCCACATCACCATGGTCATgctcatcatcatcatcaaatGAACAACATGCAACAACACCAGATTAAGTATGAAATGCCTGATGATCCATATAGTTTTGTTGATGAAGAAATGCAGCATCATGGTCAACAAAACTTGCAATACACTGAAGAAATGATTTTACAACACATGCCAAAGAAGCGAGGCaggaagaaaaaatttaaacctGAGGATCAGATGAG tttgCAATGCTTAAATCCTGATCAAGCATTTGGGTTAATGCAACATATGTTGCcaaaagataaattattgacAAATCCTGCCAAGGTTTACAAGGAAAGAAAAAAACATGACCGTTTTAATGGCATGCCTGAAGAAGAGGTATCAAAGCGCACTTTACCTGACCATCTAACCAATAATTTGGATATTGTAATT ATTGGTATCAATCCTGGTTTATTTGCTGCTTATAAAGGTCATCATTATGCAGGTCCTGGAAATCATTTCT GGAAATGTTTATACCTATCTGGTCTTACACCAGAACCCATGACTGCTGATGATGATTATAAACTACTTCAAAATGGTATAGGGTTTACCAATATGGTGGAAAGAGCTACAAAAGGTAGTGCTGATCTCACAAGAAAAGAAATTAAAGAAG GAAGTCAAATTCTTCTCGAAAAGCTCCAGCGATTTAAACCAAAAATTGCAGTATTCAATGGAAAACTTATTTTTGAAGTGTTTTCTGGGAAAAAAGATTTTACATTTGGTCGTCAACCAGAACTCGTAGATGGAACAAATACG tACATGTGGGTAATGCCGTCATCTAGTGCTCGATGTGCACAATTGCCACGAGCAGCTGATAAAGTACCATTTTATGCTGCATTAAAGAAGTTTCGAGATTATTTAAATGGCCTGGTGGCCGAAATTGATGACAGTGAAGTGGTATTCtcatttactaaattaaaaaattattatgagccAGATATCAAAGAAGAACCTAAAGATGAAGTGCCATCTGTGTatttcaacaattataattcGGTAGTTGAAAACCAagaaacaatagaaaatattgccGATGTTAAAGATGAACCACCTGTGATTCAAAAGAAAAAACGAGGGCGaccaaagaaaataaaaactaaagatGGAATACCTGAAGAAGTAAAAGTTAAGCGCCCTAAACCACAGGTAGTGGAAGAACGAGAAGGAATGCCAAAAAAGAAAAGAGGGAGGCCGAAAAAAATTAAGCCCGACCCAAATCAGTTACCACCAACAAATAATGTTGTGCCACCAGTTTTATCTTGTGAACACAGTAACCCATCAACtcaattatcaaattgtttCTCTCCGCCAATTCAGTCTCCGATGAACTTGTCACAGTTATATGGAggaaataatgttataaataatatatataacaaccaAAGCTCTTCACATTCACCTATATCTAacagtggtggtggtggtggtggtggtggcggcggtggcggtggtggagGTAGCAGTGGTGGAAACAACAATGCAAATTTTCACCATCATCGTTCGCCAATTCAATCGCAACAACATAGGTATTCTCAGTCACCACAAGCTCCATCCTTTACACATTCTGATTTGTCGTCAGAAATCAGTGCAGCTATCTCTTCAGAACATAATTTAGGATCACGATCTCCAGCATCACCCAGTTTGGGTCCACCTGATTTTGAGCCACCAGCTAGCCTGCTGGCCGAAGATAATAGTCCTCACAGCAGTCAACATAGTGGCGGTGTAACCAAAGAAGATCTAATTGGAGTTGACCAACACTCTAGGCCATCACAAATGGAATGTCAGTTTAATAATACAGTCGGTGGATCTCAGCAAccacaaaaaacaaatacaaagatGGATATGCACCATTATCCTCAATCGCACGGATATGATGAATATTCAGGCAATGTAGAATCTGTAGCAGGATCTCCGGCCTATCCTCCTGCAGAATCTCCAGTATATCCCCCGCCACCAACTGGATatccacaacaacaacaacaacaacagcagcagcagcaacaacaacaacaacaacaacaacaacatccACACCAACAAAAGATAACAAATAATCAAGATGTTACAGCAAAAAGTTTATCAGGCTTGGAATCTTTAGTTGAACAAATTCCTAACATGAACGATAGTGATGTACAGCATAGTGGACAtcaccatcatcatcatcagtATATGGATGAATCAAATTCAGGTTACATGCCAAGTGATTACTCATGTTCTCCCtctttaaattattcttattcgTCATCGCCTTGTGCACCCCAAGGAAATATGAACAACTTTTCAGTAAGCTCATTAACAAATGGGGCaaatcatcatcatcaacaaGCAACAATGTCTCAACCGTCAACGTTCTCTGTTAGCAACCTTACATCTTCATCAtacccaccaccaccaccacctacaataaattataatcatcatcatTCTGGTGGTGTTATGATGGACATGGATAGACTACAACAACAGTACCAACAGCCATATAACAATCAGTATGCCAGCTCAATGCAATTTAATGGGGGATTAGGACCACCTGGAAATGGATATTCACATAACACACATAACATACACATGCCAACTCCAAATTTCCCTTATCCACCTCAAAACTCCATGTCGTATGGTAACAACAATAGTGGTAATGGAGTTTCACCTTATATCCAATCAAGTGGTGGGTATTTGTCTGTAAACCGTATGGATATTGGATATGGTGGTGGTAACTATTAA
- the LOC100164619 gene encoding uncharacterized protein LOC100164619 isoform X3, producing the protein MQVATLFRESANLLGAAMEPGSSTDSNSPSLKQQQQQQQQQQQQQQQQSNNYGNCDVNNGPQPASSVKQESACADDGYETSGGGTDAEQAAAKHSAAVAVAAATAAAAAAAAQHHNNIMNQLPPMHHHQQQHMNTHMHPHHHGHAHHHHQMNNMQQHQIKYEMPDDPYSFVDEEMQHHGQQNLQYTEEMILQHMPKKRGRKKKFKPEDQMSLQCLNPDQAFGLMQHMLPKDKLLTNPAKVYKERKKHDRFNGMPEEEVSKRTLPDHLTNNLDIVIIGINPGLFAAYKGHHYAGPGNHFWKCLYLSGLTPEPMTADDDYKLLQNGIGFTNMVERATKGSADLTRKEIKEGSQILLEKLQRFKPKIAVFNGKLIFEVFSGKKDFTFGRQPELVDGTNTYMWVMPSSSARCAQLPRAADKVPFYAALKKFRDYLNGLVAEIDDSEVVFSFTKLKNYYEPDIKEEPKDEVPSVYFNNYNSVVENQETIENIADVKDEPPVIQKKKRGRPKKIKTKDGIPEEVKVKRPKPQVVEEREGMPKKKRGRPKKIKPDPNQLPPTNNVVPPVLSCEHSNPSTQLSNCFSPPIQSPMNLSQLYGGNNVINNIYNNQSSSHSPISNSGGGGGGGGGGGGGGGSSGGNNNANFHHHRSPIQSQQHRYSQSPQAPSFTHSDLSSEISAAISSEHNLGSRSPASPSLGPPDFEPPASLLAEDNSPHSSQHSGGVTKEDLIGVDQHSRPSQMECQFNNTVGGSQQPQKTNTKMDMHHYPQSHGYDEYSGNVESVAGSPAYPPAESPVYPPPPTGYPQQQQQQQQQQQQQQQQQQQHPHQQKITNNQDVTAKSLSGLESLVEQIPNMNDSDVQHSGHHHHHHQYMDESNSGYMPSDYSCSPSLNYSYSSSPCAPQGNMNNFSVSSLTNGANHHHQQATMSQPSTFSVSNLTSSSYPPPPPPTINYNHHHSGGVMMDMDRLQQQYQQPYNNQYASSMQFNGGLGPPGNGYSHNTHNIHMPTPNFPYPPQNSMSYGNNNSGNGVSPYIQSSGGYLSVNRMDIGYGGGNY; encoded by the exons ATGCAGGTGGCCACTTTGTTCCGCGAGTCGGCTAATCTACTCGGTGCCGCTATGGAACCCGGTTCGTCGACGGACAGCAATTCGCCCTCTCTGAagcaacaacagcagcagcagcaacaacaacaacaacaacaacaacaaca gTCTAACAATTATGGTAATTGTGACGTTAACAATGGACCTCAGCCAGCATCTTCTGTAAAACAAGAATCTGCTTGTGCGGATGATGGATATGAAACTAGTGGCGGTGGTACCGATGCTGAACAAGCTGCAGCAAAACATTCGGCCGCAGTAGCCGTTGCAGCAGCTACTGCTGCAGCTGCAGCCGCAGCAGCTcagcatcataataatattatgaaccagTTACCTCCGATGCATCATCATCAACAACAACATATGAATACACACATGCATCCACATCACCATGGTCATgctcatcatcatcatcaaatGAACAACATGCAACAACACCAGATTAAGTATGAAATGCCTGATGATCCATATAGTTTTGTTGATGAAGAAATGCAGCATCATGGTCAACAAAACTTGCAATACACTGAAGAAATGATTTTACAACACATGCCAAAGAAGCGAGGCaggaagaaaaaatttaaacctGAGGATCAGATGAG tttgCAATGCTTAAATCCTGATCAAGCATTTGGGTTAATGCAACATATGTTGCcaaaagataaattattgacAAATCCTGCCAAGGTTTACAAGGAAAGAAAAAAACATGACCGTTTTAATGGCATGCCTGAAGAAGAGGTATCAAAGCGCACTTTACCTGACCATCTAACCAATAATTTGGATATTGTAATT ATTGGTATCAATCCTGGTTTATTTGCTGCTTATAAAGGTCATCATTATGCAGGTCCTGGAAATCATTTCT GGAAATGTTTATACCTATCTGGTCTTACACCAGAACCCATGACTGCTGATGATGATTATAAACTACTTCAAAATGGTATAGGGTTTACCAATATGGTGGAAAGAGCTACAAAAGGTAGTGCTGATCTCACAAGAAAAGAAATTAAAGAAG GAAGTCAAATTCTTCTCGAAAAGCTCCAGCGATTTAAACCAAAAATTGCAGTATTCAATGGAAAACTTATTTTTGAAGTGTTTTCTGGGAAAAAAGATTTTACATTTGGTCGTCAACCAGAACTCGTAGATGGAACAAATACG tACATGTGGGTAATGCCGTCATCTAGTGCTCGATGTGCACAATTGCCACGAGCAGCTGATAAAGTACCATTTTATGCTGCATTAAAGAAGTTTCGAGATTATTTAAATGGCCTGGTGGCCGAAATTGATGACAGTGAAGTGGTATTCtcatttactaaattaaaaaattattatgagccAGATATCAAAGAAGAACCTAAAGATGAAGTGCCATCTGTGTatttcaacaattataattcGGTAGTTGAAAACCAagaaacaatagaaaatattgccGATGTTAAAGATGAACCACCTGTGATTCAAAAGAAAAAACGAGGGCGaccaaagaaaataaaaactaaagatGGAATACCTGAAGAAGTAAAAGTTAAGCGCCCTAAACCACAGGTAGTGGAAGAACGAGAAGGAATGCCAAAAAAGAAAAGAGGGAGGCCGAAAAAAATTAAGCCCGACCCAAATCAGTTACCACCAACAAATAATGTTGTGCCACCAGTTTTATCTTGTGAACACAGTAACCCATCAACtcaattatcaaattgtttCTCTCCGCCAATTCAGTCTCCGATGAACTTGTCACAGTTATATGGAggaaataatgttataaataatatatataacaaccaAAGCTCTTCACATTCACCTATATCTAacagtggtggtggtggtggtggtggtggcggcggtggcggtggtggagGTAGCAGTGGTGGAAACAACAATGCAAATTTTCACCATCATCGTTCGCCAATTCAATCGCAACAACATAGGTATTCTCAGTCACCACAAGCTCCATCCTTTACACATTCTGATTTGTCGTCAGAAATCAGTGCAGCTATCTCTTCAGAACATAATTTAGGATCACGATCTCCAGCATCACCCAGTTTGGGTCCACCTGATTTTGAGCCACCAGCTAGCCTGCTGGCCGAAGATAATAGTCCTCACAGCAGTCAACATAGTGGCGGTGTAACCAAAGAAGATCTAATTGGAGTTGACCAACACTCTAGGCCATCACAAATGGAATGTCAGTTTAATAATACAGTCGGTGGATCTCAGCAAccacaaaaaacaaatacaaagatGGATATGCACCATTATCCTCAATCGCACGGATATGATGAATATTCAGGCAATGTAGAATCTGTAGCAGGATCTCCGGCCTATCCTCCTGCAGAATCTCCAGTATATCCCCCGCCACCAACTGGATatccacaacaacaacaacaacaacagcagcagcagcaacaacaacaacaacaacaacaacaacatccACACCAACAAAAGATAACAAATAATCAAGATGTTACAGCAAAAAGTTTATCAGGCTTGGAATCTTTAGTTGAACAAATTCCTAACATGAACGATAGTGATGTACAGCATAGTGGACAtcaccatcatcatcatcagtATATGGATGAATCAAATTCAGGTTACATGCCAAGTGATTACTCATGTTCTCCCtctttaaattattcttattcgTCATCGCCTTGTGCACCCCAAGGAAATATGAACAACTTTTCAGTAAGCTCATTAACAAATGGGGCaaatcatcatcatcaacaaGCAACAATGTCTCAACCGTCAACGTTCTCTGTTAGCAACCTTACATCTTCATCAtacccaccaccaccaccacctacaataaattataatcatcatcatTCTGGTGGTGTTATGATGGACATGGATAGACTACAACAACAGTACCAACAGCCATATAACAATCAGTATGCCAGCTCAATGCAATTTAATGGGGGATTAGGACCACCTGGAAATGGATATTCACATAACACACATAACATACACATGCCAACTCCAAATTTCCCTTATCCACCTCAAAACTCCATGTCGTATGGTAACAACAATAGTGGTAATGGAGTTTCACCTTATATCCAATCAAGTGGTGGGTATTTGTCTGTAAACCGTATGGATATTGGATATGGTGGTGGTAACTATTAA